A region of Natribaculum luteum DNA encodes the following proteins:
- a CDS encoding potassium channel family protein, with protein sequence MDARDVEYRPVSVKEVLAEMKDTAELLIDLSYSAVLFGSAEVAEEVLALEERMDILQLQARMSLLMAARSTDDAEQLAPVLGVVGAAEKVSDAAGDIAKVVLEEIGLPDAMRTALPEAIESIVRATVDDDSRFAGRSLGEINLETETGVRVIAIRRRGEWLLDPNFDTVLEPVDVVLLRGSEENLGPVYETVTGDPYETPAAAEPGIADLERAVDAIVLMKNMSELAVDLAYGAVLYDSTDLAEEVAALEAEVDQLESRFEAWTLRAASRVDDPVDLRGLVHLAQSTEVISDAALEISEGVLRGLGTHPVVAEAVSESDEVIVRRTVGEESTLDGATLGEQMVRTETGMRIIAVRRPRGSPNVADDEWEIQPGPETKLHAGDVVLAKGTRSGADRLEELV encoded by the coding sequence ATGGACGCCCGGGACGTCGAGTACCGCCCAGTCAGCGTCAAGGAGGTGCTCGCGGAGATGAAAGACACCGCCGAGCTATTGATCGACCTGTCGTACTCGGCGGTGCTGTTCGGTAGCGCGGAGGTCGCAGAGGAGGTACTCGCGCTCGAAGAGCGCATGGACATCCTCCAGCTGCAGGCCCGGATGAGCCTGTTGATGGCCGCCCGGAGCACCGACGACGCAGAACAGCTCGCACCGGTACTCGGCGTTGTCGGGGCCGCCGAGAAGGTCTCCGACGCCGCGGGCGACATCGCCAAGGTCGTCCTGGAAGAGATCGGACTCCCGGACGCGATGCGGACGGCCCTGCCCGAAGCGATCGAGTCGATCGTCCGTGCGACCGTCGACGACGACTCCCGGTTCGCCGGTCGAAGCCTCGGCGAAATCAACTTGGAGACCGAGACCGGCGTTCGCGTGATCGCCATCAGGCGACGCGGCGAGTGGTTGCTCGACCCCAACTTCGACACCGTCCTCGAGCCCGTCGACGTCGTGCTCCTGCGTGGGTCCGAGGAGAACCTCGGACCGGTCTACGAGACCGTCACCGGCGATCCCTACGAGACGCCGGCGGCGGCCGAACCCGGGATCGCCGACCTGGAGCGGGCCGTCGACGCCATCGTCCTCATGAAGAACATGAGCGAACTCGCCGTCGACCTCGCCTACGGCGCAGTGCTGTACGACAGCACGGACCTCGCCGAGGAGGTCGCCGCCCTCGAGGCCGAGGTCGATCAGCTCGAGTCCCGGTTCGAGGCGTGGACGCTCCGGGCGGCCTCCCGCGTCGACGACCCCGTCGACCTGCGCGGGCTGGTCCACCTCGCCCAGAGCACGGAGGTGATCAGCGACGCCGCCCTCGAGATCAGCGAGGGCGTCCTCCGCGGGCTCGGAACGCACCCGGTCGTCGCCGAAGCCGTCTCGGAGAGCGACGAGGTGATCGTCCGTCGCACCGTCGGCGAGGAAAGCACACTCGACGGCGCGACGCTCGGCGAGCAGATGGTCCGCACGGAGACGGGAATGCGAATCATCGCCGTCCGTCGCCCGCGTGGCTCTCCTAACGTGGCGGACGACGAGTGGGAGATCCAGCCGGGTCCCGAGACGAAACTCCACGCCGGGGACGTCGTCCTTGCGAAAGGGACCCGGTCGGGCGCAGACCGACTCGAGGAACTCGTCTAG
- a CDS encoding MFS transporter — MSLEEEAPSRDDADPFDAFRQFFALERDVLVLSLAMFAFSLGFQMTSRYMAEYIYALGAGALVVGLFGSVGNVVSALYPYPGGAISDRIGSRYALTVFGLLSTIGFVVWLVAPWLGPLAIPAVFAGLFLSQAWKSFGLGASFAIVKQAVSPSRLAAGFASTETFRRTAFLVGPLIAAALFYPFGSSDADVVLAFQLILAVAVVFGVLGTVAQHVLYDSSGDSFGTEFAGVSQLVADLQNLPPELRPLLVGDTLVRFGNGMVYAFFVVVVTRFLEVGLSLSLPVVGTLSLSPQSYFGLLLGLEMLVALLTMIPVAKAAERVGLKPVVGLGFLVYAVFPVLLITAPPDAAVLAVLFAFSGLRFAGLPAHKALIVGPAEMGTGGRVTGAYYLVRNLLVIPSAVLGGLLYGGVSSPLTGEAVFAGSPVLAFAVASVVGLVGTGYFVVFGEEFEAYAR, encoded by the coding sequence ATGAGTCTCGAGGAAGAAGCACCCTCACGGGACGACGCCGACCCGTTCGACGCGTTCCGGCAGTTTTTCGCCCTCGAGCGTGACGTCCTGGTCCTCTCGCTTGCGATGTTCGCGTTCAGTCTGGGCTTCCAGATGACCAGCCGGTACATGGCCGAGTACATCTACGCGCTTGGCGCGGGAGCGCTGGTGGTCGGTCTGTTCGGCTCTGTCGGCAACGTCGTCAGCGCGCTCTACCCCTATCCGGGCGGAGCGATCTCCGACCGGATCGGCTCCCGGTACGCGCTGACAGTCTTCGGCCTGCTGTCGACGATCGGGTTCGTCGTCTGGCTCGTCGCTCCCTGGCTCGGCCCGCTGGCGATCCCCGCGGTCTTCGCCGGACTCTTTCTCTCCCAGGCCTGGAAGTCGTTCGGTCTCGGGGCGTCGTTCGCCATCGTCAAGCAGGCGGTGTCGCCCTCCCGGCTGGCGGCGGGCTTCGCCAGTACCGAGACGTTCCGGCGGACGGCCTTCCTCGTCGGCCCGCTGATCGCCGCCGCCCTCTTCTACCCGTTCGGCTCGAGCGACGCCGACGTCGTCCTCGCCTTCCAGTTGATCCTCGCCGTCGCAGTCGTCTTCGGCGTCCTCGGAACCGTCGCTCAGCACGTCCTCTACGACTCGAGTGGCGACAGCTTCGGGACGGAGTTCGCGGGCGTTTCGCAACTCGTCGCGGACCTCCAGAACCTCCCACCGGAACTGCGGCCCCTGCTGGTGGGCGACACCCTGGTCCGGTTCGGCAACGGCATGGTCTACGCCTTCTTCGTCGTCGTCGTCACCCGCTTCCTCGAGGTCGGCCTCTCGCTGTCGCTGCCCGTCGTCGGGACGCTCTCGCTGTCGCCGCAGTCGTACTTCGGCCTCCTGCTCGGCCTCGAGATGCTGGTCGCGTTGCTCACGATGATCCCGGTCGCGAAGGCCGCCGAACGCGTCGGACTGAAACCTGTCGTCGGCCTCGGCTTTCTCGTCTACGCGGTCTTCCCGGTCCTGTTGATCACTGCACCCCCGGACGCCGCCGTCCTCGCCGTCCTCTTTGCGTTCTCGGGGCTGCGCTTTGCCGGCCTGCCAGCACACAAGGCGCTCATCGTCGGCCCTGCGGAGATGGGAACCGGCGGGCGCGTGACGGGCGCGTACTACCTCGTCCGGAACCTGCTCGTGATCCCGAGTGCAGTACTCGGCGGCCTCCTCTACGGCGGCGTCTCGAGTCCGCTGACCGGCGAGGCCGTCTTCGCCGGCAGTCCCGTCCTCGCGTTCGCCGTCGCCAGCGTCGTCGGTCTGGTCGGCACCGGCTACTTCGTCGTCTTCGGCGAGGAGTTCGAGGCGTACGCCCGATAG
- the citZ gene encoding citrate synthase, protein MADDLKKGLEGVLVAESELSSIDGDEGRLIYRGYTIEDLARNASYEEVLYLLWHGHLPDEGELTTFADAMAAEREVDDGVLETVQMLADADEEPMAALRTVVSELSAFDPDAGAEPTDREANLCKGRRITAKVPTVLAAFERARRGKPFLSPREDLGHAENFLYMLNGEEPDEVLAETFDQALVLHADHGLNASTFSAMVTASTLADLHAAITSAIGTLSGSLHGGANQDVMQMLKEVDESEMEPLEWVETALEEGRRVPGFGHRVYNVKDPRAKILGEKSEALGEAAGDMKWYEMSVTIENHLSEEKGLAPNVDFYSASTYYQMGIPVDIYTPIFAMSRVGGWIAHVLEQYDDNRLIRPRSRYVGPDPMETEFVPLEDR, encoded by the coding sequence ATGGCTGACGACCTCAAGAAAGGGCTAGAGGGTGTGCTCGTCGCTGAGTCCGAGCTCAGCTCGATCGATGGTGACGAAGGCCGGTTGATCTACCGCGGGTACACCATCGAAGACCTGGCTCGAAACGCCAGTTACGAAGAAGTCCTGTACCTGCTCTGGCACGGCCACCTTCCGGACGAGGGGGAACTCACGACGTTCGCCGACGCGATGGCGGCAGAACGCGAGGTCGACGACGGCGTCCTCGAGACGGTCCAGATGCTCGCCGACGCCGACGAGGAGCCGATGGCCGCCCTCCGAACTGTCGTCTCGGAGCTATCGGCGTTCGACCCCGACGCGGGCGCCGAACCGACCGACCGCGAGGCGAACCTCTGCAAGGGTCGTCGCATCACGGCGAAGGTCCCGACCGTCCTCGCCGCGTTCGAACGCGCCCGCCGCGGCAAACCGTTCCTGTCCCCACGGGAGGACCTCGGCCACGCCGAGAACTTCCTCTACATGCTAAACGGCGAAGAGCCCGACGAGGTGCTCGCCGAGACGTTCGACCAGGCGCTCGTCCTCCACGCCGACCACGGCCTCAACGCCTCGACGTTCTCCGCGATGGTCACCGCGAGTACGCTCGCCGACCTCCACGCCGCGATCACGAGCGCGATCGGCACGCTCTCCGGAAGCCTCCACGGCGGCGCGAACCAGGACGTCATGCAGATGCTCAAGGAGGTCGACGAGAGCGAGATGGAACCCCTCGAGTGGGTCGAGACCGCCCTGGAGGAGGGACGGCGGGTTCCCGGCTTCGGCCACCGCGTCTACAACGTCAAAGACCCTCGCGCGAAGATCCTCGGCGAGAAGTCCGAGGCGCTGGGTGAGGCCGCAGGCGACATGAAGTGGTACGAGATGAGCGTCACCATCGAAAACCACCTCAGCGAAGAGAAGGGGCTCGCGCCGAACGTCGACTTCTACTCGGCGTCGACGTACTACCAGATGGGTATCCCGGTCGACATCTACACGCCCATCTTCGCCATGTCCCGCGTCGGCGGCTGGATCGCCCACGTCTTAGAGCAGTACGACGACAACCGCCTGATTCGACCGCGCTCGCGGTACGTCGGTCCCGACCCGATGGAGACGGAGTTCGTCCCGCTCGAGGACCGGTAA
- a CDS encoding enoyl-CoA hydratase/isomerase family protein, giving the protein MEYDTITVDADEHVATITLNRPEAMNTFSTQLAVDLDDALEALEADDDVRAIVVAGAGDAFSAGIDVSEHADYDTKAEYERWVARMEEPFRTLVSMGTPVIAAAHGHAAANGLGLVAACDLAVLAEGTKLGATAPKVGLFCMGPAVPIMNSVTEKRCLELLLTGELVDAETALEWGLANRVVPEDRLQETARELADTIATKSPTAVQLGKRAYYEMADMEYEEALEYSNERFAALCTTDDAAEGIDAFLDGREPEWSGQ; this is encoded by the coding sequence ATGGAATACGATACCATCACTGTCGACGCCGACGAGCACGTCGCGACGATCACGCTGAACCGGCCCGAAGCGATGAACACGTTCAGCACACAACTCGCCGTCGACCTGGACGACGCGCTCGAGGCCCTCGAGGCGGACGACGACGTCCGTGCGATCGTCGTCGCCGGCGCTGGCGACGCGTTCTCTGCGGGGATCGACGTCTCGGAGCACGCCGACTACGATACGAAAGCGGAGTACGAACGGTGGGTCGCCCGGATGGAAGAGCCGTTCCGGACGCTCGTCAGCATGGGGACGCCGGTCATCGCCGCCGCACACGGCCACGCCGCCGCAAATGGGCTCGGACTGGTCGCCGCCTGCGACCTCGCGGTCCTCGCCGAGGGGACGAAACTCGGCGCGACTGCGCCCAAAGTCGGCCTCTTCTGTATGGGGCCTGCGGTGCCGATCATGAACTCGGTCACCGAGAAGCGGTGTCTCGAGCTCTTGCTGACCGGCGAACTCGTCGACGCCGAGACGGCCCTCGAGTGGGGGCTGGCCAACCGCGTCGTCCCCGAGGATCGGCTCCAGGAGACCGCCAGAGAACTCGCGGACACGATCGCGACGAAGAGCCCGACCGCCGTCCAGCTGGGCAAGCGAGCGTACTACGAGATGGCCGACATGGAGTACGAGGAGGCACTCGAGTACTCGAACGAGCGGTTCGCCGCGCTGTGCACCACCGACGACGCTGCCGAGGGGATCGACGCCTTCCTCGACGGTCGCGAACCCGAGTGGTCGGGGCAGTAG
- a CDS encoding DUF7536 family protein, translated as MSQDRPERPPTARFLDALEVKRNAKIGLLSGVVVATALFVFFVALAPDTRGSPIYYVGLAFVVATTLAGAIAVVLTIRSAIALSRELEDVDRPEDV; from the coding sequence GTGTCACAGGATCGACCCGAGCGGCCGCCGACGGCGCGGTTCCTCGACGCACTCGAGGTCAAACGAAACGCGAAGATCGGCCTCCTGAGCGGCGTCGTCGTCGCGACGGCGCTTTTCGTCTTCTTCGTCGCCCTCGCACCCGACACGAGGGGGAGTCCGATCTACTACGTCGGGCTGGCGTTCGTCGTCGCAACGACGCTCGCCGGTGCCATCGCAGTCGTGTTGACGATCCGATCGGCGATCGCGCTCTCGCGGGAACTCGAGGACGTCGACCGACCCGAGGACGTCTAG